One genomic window of Salvia miltiorrhiza cultivar Shanhuang (shh) chromosome 4, IMPLAD_Smil_shh, whole genome shotgun sequence includes the following:
- the LOC131022757 gene encoding protein LURP-one-related 10-like isoform X2: MKTKDEIAVINPNFSIPLPVDLTITKSIWQIGHGNLVVKNSDGNIMFKIEGSIFSFNGTRVMSDAVGAPIVTLRKKIFSVFDTWKVFRGEGQDKRDLIFIVERASIFQMKTKLAVFLAENKYEDVCDYTVQTSWFERSCQVNVGDSSTKLAQMRKNSWLDRLFSGEDRFEVMVYPNVDCAFIVALIVILDEIVSNSRRSPKHKCNGGGVFSSLFLIVCFFFFFFLKHRQNRDTTFFCFHPTPQRDNLNYYS, translated from the exons atgaaaacaaaagatGAAATTGCAGTTATCAATCCTAATTTCAGCATTCCTCTTCCCGTTGACCTAACTATTACCAAAAGCATTTGGCAGATTGGGCATGGAAACTTGGTCGTGAAAAATTCCGATGGCAATATCATGTTCAAAATCGAAGGATCGATCTTCAGCTTCAATGGCACGAGGGTTATGTCTGATGCTGTCGGTGCTCCTATTGTCACACTCCGGAAAAAA ATATTCAGTGTTTTTGATACATGGAAGGTGTTTAGAGGTGAAGGCCAAGATAAAAGAGACCTAATCTTTATTGTGGAGAGGGCTTCCATTTTCCAAATGAAGACTAAATTAGCAGTGTTTTTGGCTGAAAACAAGTATGAGGATGTTTGTGATTACACGGTGCAAACGAGTTGGTTTGAAAGATCTTGCCAAGTTAATGTTGGAGATTCTTCCACCAAATTAGCCCAA ATGCGAAAGAATTCATGGCTAGATAGATTATTTAGCGGCGAGGACAGGTTTGAAGTGATGGTGTACCCAAACGTTGATTGCGCCTTCATCGTCGCTCTAATCGTCATTCTTGATGAGATCGTCTCAAATTCCAGAAGAAGCCCCAAGCATAAGTGTAATGGTGGTGGtgttttttcttctttgtttttgattgtttgtttctttttctttttctttttgaagcaTAGGCAAAATCGAGATACAACCTTCTTCTGCTTTCACCCCACTCCCCAAAGAGACAACCTTAACTATTATTCTTGA
- the LOC131022757 gene encoding protein LURP-one-related 15-like isoform X4, with product MEFSFSATTLIGHGNLVVKNSDGNIMFKIEGSIFSFNGTRVMSDAVGAPIVTLRKKIFSVFDTWKVFRGEGQDKRDLIFIVERASIFQMKTKLAVFLAENKYEDVCDYTVQTSWFERSCQVNVGDSSTKLAQMRKNSWLDRLFSGEDRFEVMVYPNVDCAFIVALIVILDEIVSNSRRSPKHKCNGGGVFSSLFLIVCFFFFFFLKHRQNRDTTFFCFHPTPQRDNLNYYS from the exons ATGGAATTTTCCTTCTCAGCCACAACTTTG ATTGGGCATGGAAACTTGGTCGTGAAAAATTCCGATGGCAATATCATGTTCAAAATCGAAGGATCGATCTTCAGCTTCAATGGCACGAGGGTTATGTCTGATGCTGTCGGTGCTCCTATTGTCACACTCCGGAAAAAA ATATTCAGTGTTTTTGATACATGGAAGGTGTTTAGAGGTGAAGGCCAAGATAAAAGAGACCTAATCTTTATTGTGGAGAGGGCTTCCATTTTCCAAATGAAGACTAAATTAGCAGTGTTTTTGGCTGAAAACAAGTATGAGGATGTTTGTGATTACACGGTGCAAACGAGTTGGTTTGAAAGATCTTGCCAAGTTAATGTTGGAGATTCTTCCACCAAATTAGCCCAA ATGCGAAAGAATTCATGGCTAGATAGATTATTTAGCGGCGAGGACAGGTTTGAAGTGATGGTGTACCCAAACGTTGATTGCGCCTTCATCGTCGCTCTAATCGTCATTCTTGATGAGATCGTCTCAAATTCCAGAAGAAGCCCCAAGCATAAGTGTAATGGTGGTGGtgttttttcttctttgtttttgattgtttgtttctttttctttttctttttgaagcaTAGGCAAAATCGAGATACAACCTTCTTCTGCTTTCACCCCACTCCCCAAAGAGACAACCTTAACTATTATTCTTGA
- the LOC131022757 gene encoding protein LURP-one-related 15-like isoform X3 has protein sequence MEFSFSATTLIGHGNLVVKNSDGNIMFKIEGSIFSFNGTRVMSDAVGAPIVTLRKKIFSVFDTWKVFRGEGQDKRDLIFIVERASIFQMKTKLAVFLAENKYEDVCDYTVQTSWFERSCQVNVGDSSTKLAQVCISKTNMRKNSWLDRLFSGEDRFEVMVYPNVDCAFIVALIVILDEIVSNSRRSPKHKCNGGGVFSSLFLIVCFFFFFFLKHRQNRDTTFFCFHPTPQRDNLNYYS, from the exons ATGGAATTTTCCTTCTCAGCCACAACTTTG ATTGGGCATGGAAACTTGGTCGTGAAAAATTCCGATGGCAATATCATGTTCAAAATCGAAGGATCGATCTTCAGCTTCAATGGCACGAGGGTTATGTCTGATGCTGTCGGTGCTCCTATTGTCACACTCCGGAAAAAA ATATTCAGTGTTTTTGATACATGGAAGGTGTTTAGAGGTGAAGGCCAAGATAAAAGAGACCTAATCTTTATTGTGGAGAGGGCTTCCATTTTCCAAATGAAGACTAAATTAGCAGTGTTTTTGGCTGAAAACAAGTATGAGGATGTTTGTGATTACACGGTGCAAACGAGTTGGTTTGAAAGATCTTGCCAAGTTAATGTTGGAGATTCTTCCACCAAATTAGCCCAAGTTTGTATCTCTAAAACCAAT ATGCGAAAGAATTCATGGCTAGATAGATTATTTAGCGGCGAGGACAGGTTTGAAGTGATGGTGTACCCAAACGTTGATTGCGCCTTCATCGTCGCTCTAATCGTCATTCTTGATGAGATCGTCTCAAATTCCAGAAGAAGCCCCAAGCATAAGTGTAATGGTGGTGGtgttttttcttctttgtttttgattgtttgtttctttttctttttctttttgaagcaTAGGCAAAATCGAGATACAACCTTCTTCTGCTTTCACCCCACTCCCCAAAGAGACAACCTTAACTATTATTCTTGA
- the LOC131022757 gene encoding protein LURP-one-related 10-like isoform X1 has translation MKTKDEIAVINPNFSIPLPVDLTITKSIWQIGHGNLVVKNSDGNIMFKIEGSIFSFNGTRVMSDAVGAPIVTLRKKIFSVFDTWKVFRGEGQDKRDLIFIVERASIFQMKTKLAVFLAENKYEDVCDYTVQTSWFERSCQVNVGDSSTKLAQVCISKTNMRKNSWLDRLFSGEDRFEVMVYPNVDCAFIVALIVILDEIVSNSRRSPKHKCNGGGVFSSLFLIVCFFFFFFLKHRQNRDTTFFCFHPTPQRDNLNYYS, from the exons atgaaaacaaaagatGAAATTGCAGTTATCAATCCTAATTTCAGCATTCCTCTTCCCGTTGACCTAACTATTACCAAAAGCATTTGGCAGATTGGGCATGGAAACTTGGTCGTGAAAAATTCCGATGGCAATATCATGTTCAAAATCGAAGGATCGATCTTCAGCTTCAATGGCACGAGGGTTATGTCTGATGCTGTCGGTGCTCCTATTGTCACACTCCGGAAAAAA ATATTCAGTGTTTTTGATACATGGAAGGTGTTTAGAGGTGAAGGCCAAGATAAAAGAGACCTAATCTTTATTGTGGAGAGGGCTTCCATTTTCCAAATGAAGACTAAATTAGCAGTGTTTTTGGCTGAAAACAAGTATGAGGATGTTTGTGATTACACGGTGCAAACGAGTTGGTTTGAAAGATCTTGCCAAGTTAATGTTGGAGATTCTTCCACCAAATTAGCCCAAGTTTGTATCTCTAAAACCAAT ATGCGAAAGAATTCATGGCTAGATAGATTATTTAGCGGCGAGGACAGGTTTGAAGTGATGGTGTACCCAAACGTTGATTGCGCCTTCATCGTCGCTCTAATCGTCATTCTTGATGAGATCGTCTCAAATTCCAGAAGAAGCCCCAAGCATAAGTGTAATGGTGGTGGtgttttttcttctttgtttttgattgtttgtttctttttctttttctttttgaagcaTAGGCAAAATCGAGATACAACCTTCTTCTGCTTTCACCCCACTCCCCAAAGAGACAACCTTAACTATTATTCTTGA